In one Magallana gigas chromosome 9, xbMagGiga1.1, whole genome shotgun sequence genomic region, the following are encoded:
- the LOC136271407 gene encoding uncharacterized protein encodes MAAAACCLSLFLLPAIVLQTCAFFSPYWIKNNATSECVRGLIYNSDCSGDVAGLGAAILGLQVIFFLLILLTTVSSVYLFCCEGKDSDEGCCSKICGTVCCLRSLSGIFGFSGCMVIVADYGDHDKGWAFYFSLLAACCVIAETLFCCCALIFHKKRNESNAENQSQNTNEGGFMRKMIELKALTCCCVSSQNNGNGEQSSRGQEVMATVQETYPGSVNQSGSYGSRGQEVMATVQKTYPGSVNQSGSYGSRGQEVMATVQETYPGSVNQSGSYGSRGQEVMATVQVPYPGSVNQSGSYEVQREVYQGAIVNQYQCQYHIRVVKKVEVKF; translated from the exons ATGGCTGCTGCTGCATGTTGTTTAAGCTTGTTTTTATTGCCGGCCATAGTGTTACAAACATGTGCCTTTTTCTCCCCATACTGGATAAAAAATAATGCGACCTCTGAATGTGTTAGAGGACTTATTTACAATTCGGATTGCTCTGGTGATGTGGCAG GACTTGGTGCAGCTATTCTCGGACTTCAAGTGATCTTCTTTTTGCTAATTTTGCTAACAACTGTATCTTCTGTTTACCTGTTCTGTTGTGAAGGCAAAGACAGTGATGAAGGGTGTTGTTCGAAGATTTGCGGCACCGTATGTTGTTTACGATCACTGTCAG GTATTTTTGGCTTCTCGGGCTGCATGGTTATCGTCGCTGATTACGGAGATCATGACAAAGGGTGGGCGTTTTATTTCAGTCTTTTGGCCGCCTGCTGTGTTATTGCTGAG acgCTCTTCTGTTGTTGTGCATTAATTTTCCataagaaaagaaatgaaagtAATGCTGAAAATCAAAGCCAGAACACCAATGAAGGAGGTTTCATGAGGAAGATGATTGAACTCAAG GCGCTCACTTGTTGTTGCGTATCAAGCCAAAACAATGGAAATGGTGAACAGAGCTCAAGGGGACAGGAAGTGATGGCGACAGTACAAGAAACATATCCTGGGAGTGTTAATCAGAGTGGCTCATATGGCTCAAGGGGACAGGAAGTGATGGCGACAGTACAAAAAACATATCCTGGGAGTGTTAATCAGAGTGGCTCATATGGCTCAAGGGGACAGGAAGTGATGGCGACAGTACAAGAAACATATCCTGGGAGTGTTAATCAGAGTGGTTCATATGGCTCAAGGGGACAGGAAGTGATGGCGACAGTACAAGTACCATATCCTGGGAGTGTTAATCAGAGTGGCTCATATGAAGTGCAAAGAGAGGTTTATCAGGGAGCTATAGTAAATCAGTATCAATGCCAATATCATATAAGAGTGGTGAAAAAAGTGGAAGTTAagttttaa